The segment gccgtgagcagaaaaggtaAAGTTTTACAGTCAGATCTTCCTGATCAATTTGATTTACAGCGACCGTATTAGAAAAACCAGAAGAatacataataaattttcagcagtttccgtagttgagcagcatatgcgtattaaattttattgtgcataTTGAAATAATAAGTGGCTAAAATTACCGCGCCATCCAAATTTTGCAATTTGTGAAAACcagttgtttaaacaaaataaatatatttgattagtgaacagttttattgcggtttgataagtaaaaaaatcaatgaaatCTTAGGTTGGTGCATcgtattgtattgctacgccccactTATAGTTAGTTTATAAGAGATATGACGCAGCCAACCAGGTATATTGtgataatataagcaaccacaatattATTACCTTATTAACAGCTTAATTATGGTTCCATAGCTAGGCATAAGTAGTTTTTAACTTGTAGCACCTTGGCATTGTGCAACATCATGATGAATCCAGAGTAATGATTCATACCGTAACAAAACCTTTGTAAAATTTAAATCAAACCAAGCTGCTTTAAAATTATTACTAGGGTATAGTGTCCAAACAGAGTggaacaagacgtgaagggaaaaaagcagaaaattagGCAAGGGAAGAagattgaagcaacgcttattaagtatgTGTATCGTTCCTCTCTACGCAAACGTCGAACCACGATTCAATAGTGATTTCTAGCAATAATatctttcataaaaaaaataatagcgcacgaatcggttcagccatctccgaaaaACAGGTTCTTCTCCGAAAAGAAGCATCACACACACAAGCGTTGCTGTGGGAAGGGCAAATGGCTATCCACATGAGGAGGGGACTTTTCGGTACGCAAGTACCGTCAATTAAACTTCTAATTGAAGCAGCCACTGCGGTACTGAAGACCGGCAAAATTGAAGTGGGCTGGTCGGTGTGTCCCTTGAGGGTTTCAAAACAACCGGAGTTACAGTTGACTTAAAATTGATATTAaactagacatgaaattgggctTCAAAGCGCACATGCAATTGAACgtgacattggacattaaattagacttgaatttggactaatctgAACTTAAAGTTCTACTTCCAACCTGACTTGGACATGAAAATTCACgaggttttacttgaaattagaatgaactattttccgttttattctctcactctgttttttttttctcattcccagtctcatttttttatttgttgttcAGTTTTTGTACTTTCGTGTAccgatttttttgatttttacttACATGTTCCTGTCTCGTGTTTCCTGTTTGGTTGCTGTTAAGTCAGagcgaaccaagtgacaaaattctgatttcaagaaaaatgcgttcaaagtaTACTGCTCTGTACGGTTTATCATCTCATGACTCATACGGTTTCAAATCAtttcataactctggctgtttgcaacatttatgtaatctgagtAAACATTTATGTAATTAGAGTGAAATGTAGTtgagaaaattcttgatcgtttgcagttattaacttatttttttgaatgttgcaacttggtccggtctgatttaacaccaccgatcgtttcgttgttcgtttttttcgtttcctgtcccattttatctttgttcaatGCCTGAGTgtatttttgatattatttatcTGTTTCTCGTCTTTTTTTTATCATCCCCTTTTTTGTTTCCAActttctaacttttttttatttcctttccttcttgttttttttgtgaTCGTCCCATTTTATACCTCGCATTTCTGCCTCTCTTGTCACATTTCTTCTGTTTTTGGTtctcttttttcgtttcttttttttactGCCCCATTTTGCTGTATTTGGTCCCACCTTCCTCCTTTGCATCCTCTTTGTAGACCTCTTTTTCCTGTTGTCCTCGTGTCCTTattaactttaatttttttccttctAATGATTCTCCATTTTGTTTTCTCTTCATTTCCATTGCttcattttctctctttttcaccaaccttgtttttctccactttttttctttttgcgtaacgtttttctttcatttttttcacgctttttcttccatttctctttttttcatgccagtttttatttcattttctgttCTTTGCCTTTCACTTCTTTTTATATCTCGtttttcatccttttcttgTTTCCTTCAATGTCTTTTTGCATTTGTTTTTCTTCCCTTTCAGGCTCTCCTTACCTCCCTAACTCGTTTTTTGTCACTTTCTGTGCCAGTGTTTTTCCAGTTCCagctttcgtcttttttcattttattgttgctgtcatctgttccgttcttcttctCATTATATTCtaattttcctccttttctgtcgcgttctgtttttcttttccgttttatccctttttCTCCGTTTTCATTTCTGGCTCTTCAATGTTTTCTTTTGTCAGTCCCGGTTTTCCTCttattctcgttttttttctttccagaagcattctttttctctcccgttttcttcttttacacttttttctctttttatgtgaCGTTTTCCTTCCCATTCtgtcacatttttgttttttttactttggttatactataacaaatgtTCATGTAAGTTTCcattctctttctctctctcacgttttcctcttttcctattCCGTTGTTCCAGCTTTTGTCACGTTTCCCTTCGTGCTCTCTtcccttttttcttcttctgtctcATTTCTTTTTGAGTGCTTCTCACTGAAACGGGGTCACTACTCAAGAggttttcaaatattggaacttttgcacttgattagttgaaaatagttgaaaaataaGACTTGCATTTCTATTACCTCGAAAcagttcgccaaggggcccgaaagtttaaaaaaaagttggttttattaaaaaaatcgccgtttttgccaataatttcatataattattgtgatatttccaaaatttgctatgaaatagaCAACAAGCATCACGGTTTCATGAAAAGGAAGGATAGGAGTTTCAAATGAAGTGAGggaaaaaattggcggccatgtTGGATTTGGTCGTCAtactggattttatcaaaaaatcgccgttttcgcaaTGATTCCCCcaaccaattttcattttaagaccaccattggaaagctgtgAAAAAATGCCATATGAAgcattcattttttaaaatgtgCAGTGGAATTACCCTGATGAAACAATTAATGTTCTGTTCAGCTTTgaaatggtggtcttaaaatggaaATCGTTTTgggggctcatggcgaaaacgtcgatttagtgataatatccaatatggcgaccaaatacaAGATGCCATCAAaaagatttttatttcatttgacagccctgttcttcttctttacagaactgggccatttattagttgtttcattacaaatttaggaaatatccTGTCAAATAGATCGCAGGGTTTGCTAAACATTCAACGTCTTTTGAAACTTTCGGGCCCTTCGCGAACGAGggatccactgtttcgaggtattaaaagtgtaattcaaatttttcaactattttcaaccaatcaagtgcaaaagttccaatatttgaagacctcgtgtcagtagtgcctccgtttcagcgagaattactccctTTTTTGCCTCTTATTCTGCGGAACAGCAGAAGGGGGACTACCTCTAAATCCGTCGGTAATCCATACGtgaatttgctaagaaaatttactggcatttttataagaaactgtttgctccaCGTTGTTTGGTTCAGGAGACAATTTCCCTGAAACTAAACATAATTTTTCATCTAAAGTGTAAAGAAAGTGTTTTCCATCATTATTTAactaaaaattgaacttaaaaatgGACctcaaattggatttgaaatcggacttgaagttATATTTACAATCAGTGTTCAAAGTAGACAGGGAGTAGCCATGAAATTAGctgtgaaattgaacttaaagtacGAAACGgaattggatataaattggatttaaatcacACTTGAAACTGTATTtggaactgaaattgaacttgaaatgggtgttaaaatttggcatgaaatttgaactgaatttaaattttaatgtttaaattaggtttgaaaccaaatttgaaatttaatttacaactagtgttgaaattggacttgaaacaggTACTATTTTaatgcaattaatttacttatcgcaaataTAGTGGCCGAACTGCGAACTTGGCTTAcacaaattattttcttttacattaaattttacagaaaagGTGAGGAACATGCCCCAGGTTTGCTTCTTCCTGGGTACGTCAGTATATGTGAATAATAAACGGCAATCCGATGGGTACAAATTAAAGTTAGCTGATCCATATAGTTTGGATTTGGGAAGGTTGATACCAAATATTTAAATTGCTGTCAGATCAGAAATCCACCATTTACTAGCTCATAGAATGGGTGTTTATTCTGAATTAAATATTTATTGCATTGTTTGTTAGTTTTAATTCGTGTAAGTATTGTGAATTAACTGAAAGAATAGTGAGTATTCTAAAAAACTATACCCTTGGCCTAAACTGCAAGTGCACTCCATTTTCCGGAATCACATCGCCAAACCCTTTGATGATCTTCGGGGGCACTTCAGTCTTGTCGGTTCTGTCGAAGGAGAAGCTCAGCAACATGTAATACAGAATGGTTTTCACTTCTGCCAAAGCAAACCGCGAACCGATGCAGTTTCGCGGGCCGATTCCGAACGGCATGTACGCCGCTGGATTTATGCTGGATCTCCGCTCCTCGCTGAATCGCTCCGGATCGAAAAGCTTCGGATTGGGAAAGTATTCCGGATCGTGATGAAGAGCCTGAACTGGAAACCAAAGAACTGTTCCTTTATCGATGGTGAACTTGAGGTCATCGTCACAATCCAGGAGGTAATCTTTTACGCACAGTCGATCGAGTGACGGTGCTGGTGGCCACAAGCGAAGAGCTTCCGACACCACCATATCCAAGTACTTCATTTTTTGCATGGCATCATAGGTCAGTGACTTCTCCCCCAGAGAGGCATGCGTTTCCAATACTTCCTCATAGAGTTTCTTTTGAACGTTCGGATTAATAGCCAGCTCGTAAGCGGTAAACATCAGACATGTCGAAACCGTGTCGAATCCCGCCAGGAAAAAGATCAAACATTGCGCGACGACTTCATTGTCAGTCAGAGATTTAAGGGTTTGAGCTTTGCCAATATCGGATTCCTCGACGGTGGCGAATCCTTCCTGTTGGTCATCATTTTCTTGCTGATGCTTCAGAATTCCTTTCTTTGCTTGAATCAGCAGATTCACCATATCCTGACGAACGATACCTTGAGCTTCCCGATCCCGAATGGCCGTTAGGATCAACGACGAAAAGTAACTGTTCTGTTCCCGATCTATCAGATCAATTCCCATTCGTGCCATCAAATCCGGAAAAATTCGCGAACAAATTACCCTTAGCAACACACTGATTCGGTTGAAGTTCATCATTTTCTTTCCGTTGACGTAGAACTCGTTGTCCGGATTCTTTAGGGTATCGACCTTAATGCCGAAAGCACACGTCGCTACCACATCGGTAGCGAACCGGGAGAAGACGTCTTTCATTTCATACTCCTGCGGTCCCTTGGCGTGGGCTTCCTCTCGATAATGCCGCGCCGTATTTTCACTGCACTCCGCAATCAGGTCGAACATAAGTCGCATCTTGCTCCCGGTAAAGGCCGGACTTAGGGTGGCGCGCATATTCTTCCACTTTTGGCCGGTAAGTGCGAACAACGATTTGCCGACAAGCAGGTTCGGATGATCGCAGTCGGTCTGGCTAAAAAGGGGCACATGATCGACGAAATGTTCGAAATCTTTCACTGCCATTCGCTTGATCAGCTCCAGATCGCGTACGACAAACACCGGCGTGGTAAGGTCGTACATTCCGAATATTCTGAAGAAGGTTCAAGTTTGGGTCAATTAAAATGGATCAATTGAGTGGCACACCAAAGGGAACTTACTTGACGCCCCGAAACTTGTCATATATGAACTGCACGAAATCACCGAACGATAACTTCCGTAGATACAGCGGACCGGTACTGCCCAGCAAAGGTTTAACGCTCATCGATGGAATTGGTTTTCCGTGGAAATAGCCATTGTTTTTGGTGAGAAAGAAGTAAATACCAACGAAAATTGCGACCAGCGCCAGCGGGTATGCGAGATTAACTTCCATTTTTTCCGTGCTCTGCTCGGAGAGGCCGACGAAG is part of the Sabethes cyaneus chromosome 2, idSabCyanKW18_F2, whole genome shotgun sequence genome and harbors:
- the LOC128735393 gene encoding cytochrome P450 9e2-like, which produces MEVNLAYPLALVAIFVGIYFFLTKNNGYFHGKPIPSMSVKPLLGSTGPLYLRKLSFGDFVQFIYDKFRGVKIFGMYDLTTPVFVVRDLELIKRMAVKDFEHFVDHVPLFSQTDCDHPNLLVGKSLFALTGQKWKNMRATLSPAFTGSKMRLMFDLIAECSENTARHYREEAHAKGPQEYEMKDVFSRFATDVVATCAFGIKVDTLKNPDNEFYVNGKKMMNFNRISVLLRVICSRIFPDLMARMGIDLIDREQNSYFSSLILTAIRDREAQGIVRQDMVNLLIQAKKGILKHQQENDDQQEGFATVEESDIGKAQTLKSLTDNEVVAQCLIFFLAGFDTVSTCLMFTAYELAINPNVQKKLYEEVLETHASLGEKSLTYDAMQKMKYLDMVVSEALRLWPPAPSLDRLCVKDYLLDCDDDLKFTIDKGTVLWFPVQALHHDPEYFPNPKLFDPERFSEERRSSINPAAYMPFGIGPRNCIGSRFALAEVKTILYYMLLSFSFDRTDKTEVPPKIIKGFGDVIPENGVHLQFRPRV